Proteins encoded by one window of Paenibacillus sp. DCT19:
- a CDS encoding FadR/GntR family transcriptional regulator yields the protein MLNQQTFQFEKVSAIKVSEFIREQLEEAIILKEMLSEDQLPSERELAEIFNASRITVREALSALEAKGLIEKRVGAKGGTFILPITANAHKRTKEEIMRDWDQMLHVFEYRTIVEPEGAFLAAERITAGELQLLESYIEQSVQPDCSREWFRALDVKFHLTIAKASGNPYLESAVRQIRTKINPALDLMPYNEQVRSLNQGVHTEILEALKAHDPARSRDTMKKHIAFSADAIYSRLVSPEQQEGNEQ from the coding sequence ATGCTTAACCAACAGACTTTCCAATTTGAGAAAGTTTCCGCAATAAAGGTTAGTGAATTTATTAGGGAGCAGTTGGAGGAAGCCATAATACTCAAGGAAATGTTGAGTGAGGATCAGCTCCCTTCCGAAAGAGAGTTAGCTGAAATTTTCAATGCCAGCCGAATTACAGTACGTGAAGCGCTGTCTGCTCTGGAAGCCAAAGGCTTAATCGAGAAGCGTGTGGGAGCCAAGGGAGGTACGTTCATCCTTCCAATTACGGCCAATGCACATAAGCGAACCAAGGAAGAGATTATGCGGGACTGGGATCAAATGTTACATGTGTTCGAATATCGCACGATTGTTGAGCCAGAGGGTGCTTTTCTGGCTGCTGAGCGGATCACCGCAGGCGAGCTGCAGTTGCTTGAAAGCTATATTGAGCAGAGCGTGCAACCGGATTGCTCGCGAGAATGGTTCAGGGCACTTGACGTTAAGTTCCATCTGACCATCGCAAAAGCATCGGGGAACCCTTATCTGGAGTCAGCGGTAAGACAGATTCGAACCAAGATCAATCCAGCACTGGATCTCATGCCCTACAACGAACAAGTTCGCTCTCTTAATCAGGGTGTACATACAGAGATTTTGGAGGCTTTGAAAGCTCATGATCCTGCTAGATCACGCGATACGATGAAAAAGCATATTGCTTTCTCTGCGGATGCTATTTACTCTCGGCTGGTTTCACCGGAACAACAAGAAGGGAATGAGCAATAA